One Lycium barbarum isolate Lr01 chromosome 5, ASM1917538v2, whole genome shotgun sequence genomic window carries:
- the LOC132641531 gene encoding homeobox-leucine zipper protein ATHB-13-like: MTCTNEMAFFPTNFMLQTPHHEDEHQPSTSLNPILPSCSPQDFHGIASFLGKRSMSFSGMEANNNCEENHGEDDLSDDGSQAGEKKRRLNMEQVKTLEKNFELGNKLEPERKMQLARALGLQPRQIAIWFQNRRARWKTKQLEKDYEVLKRQFDAIKAENDALQTQNQKLHAEIMALKNSEQPTESINLNKETEGSCSNRSENSSEIKLDISRTPAIDSPLSNHHHPISSRPLFPPSMIRPNNNNNNGVLPHQLFHINSSSSRPDLKLMDQNTNTVKEESLSNMFCGIDDQTSFWPWLENQHFN, encoded by the exons ATGACTTGCACTAATGAGATGGCTTTCTTCCCAACAAATTTCATGCTACAAACTCCTCATCATGAAGATGAACATCAACCTTCAACTTCTCTCAATCCCATTCTTCCTTCATGCTCACCTCAAGACTTCCATG gTATTGCTTCATTTTTGGGAAAAAGATCCATGTCATTTTCTGGGATGGAGGCAAATAATAATTGTGAGGAAAATCATGGAGAAGATGATTTGTCTGATGATGGATCACAAGCAGGGGAGAAGAAGAGGAGACTTAACATGGAACAAGTAAAAACTCTTGAGAAGAATTTTGAGTTGGGAAACAAACTTGAACCTGAGAGGAAAATGCAACTAGCAAGAGCTCTTGGCTTGCAACCAAGGCAAATTGCAATTTGGTTCCAAAATAGAAGAGCAAGATGGAAGACAAAGCAATTGGAGAAAGATTATGAAGTTCTTAAGAGACAATTTGATGCTATCAAAGCTGAAAATGATGCTCTACAAACTCAGAACCAAAAGCTTCATGCAGAG ATCATGGCACTAAAGAATAGCGAGCAGCCAACAGAATCAATCAATTTGAACAAGGAAACAGAAGGATCATGCAGCAATAGAAGTGAAAATAGCTCAGAAATAAAGCTAGACATTTCAAGAACACCAGCCATTGACAGCCCATTATCCAATCATCATCATCCAATTTCTAGCAGACCTTTATTTCCACCTTCAATGATCAGgcctaataataataataacaatgggGTGTTGCCTCATCAACTCTTCCACATCAATTCATCTTCATCAAGACCAGATCTCAAATTAATGGATCAAAATACTAATACTGTCAAAGAAGAAAGCCTATCCAACATGTTTTGTGGCATTGATGATCAAACAAGTTTTTGGCCATGGCTAGAGAACCAACATTTTAATTGA